A single genomic interval of Schistocerca americana isolate TAMUIC-IGC-003095 chromosome 2, iqSchAmer2.1, whole genome shotgun sequence harbors:
- the LOC124593896 gene encoding probable GPI-anchored adhesin-like protein PGA18: MYWMCVESPAVSKVQQCRKSSSVESPAVSKVQQCRKSSSVESPAVSKVQQCRKSSSVESPAVSKVQQCRKSSSVESPAVSKVQQCRKSSSVESPAVSKVQQCRKSSSVESPAVSKVQQCRKSSSVESPAVSKVQQCRKSSSVESPAVSKVQQCRKSSSVESPAVSKVQQCRKSSSVESPAVSKVQQCRKSSSVESPAVSKVQQCRKSSSVESPAVSKVQQCRKSSSVESPAVSKVQQCRKSSSVESPAVSKVQQCRKSSSVESPAVSKVQQCRKSSSVESPAVSKVQQCRKSSSVESPAVSKVQQCRKSSSVESPAVSKVQQCRKSSSVESPAVSKVQQCRKSSSVESPAVSKVQQCRKSSSVESPAVSKVQQCRKSSSVESPAVSKVQQCRKSSSVESPAVSKVQQCRKSSSVESPAVSKVQQCRKSSSVESPAVSKVQQCRKSSSVESPAVSKVQQCRKSSSVESPAVSKVQQCRKSSSVESPAVSKVQQCRKSSSVESPAVSKVQQCRKSSSVESPAVSKVQQCRKSSSVESPAVSKVQQCRKSSSVESPAVSKVQQCRKSSSVESPAVSKVQQCRKSSSVESPAVSKVQQCRKSSSVESPAVSKVQQCRKSSSVESPAVSKVQQCRKSSSVESPAVSKVQQCRKSSSVESPAVSKVQQCRKSSSVESPAVSKVQQCRKSSSVESPAVSKVQQCRKSSSVESPAVSKVQQCRKSSSVESPAVSKVQQCRKSSSVESPAVSKVQQCRKSSSVESPAVSKVQQCRKSSSVESPAVSKVQQCRKSSSVESPAVSKVQQCRKSSSVESPAVSKVQQCRKSSSVESPAVSKVQQCRKSSSVESPAVSKVQQCRKSSSVESPAVSKVQQCRKSSSVESPAVSKVQQCRKSSSVESPAVSKVQQCRKSSSVESPAVSKVQQCRKSSSVESPAVSKVQQCRKSSSVESPAVSKVQQCRKSSSVESPAVSKVQQCRKSSSVESPAVSKVQQCRKSSSVLKTDTKNGRCQ, from the coding sequence atgtactggatgtgtgtcgaaagtccagcagtgtcgaaagtccagcagtgtcgaaagtccagcagtgtcgaaagtccagcagtgtcgaaagtccagcagtgtcgaaagtccagcagtgtcgaaagtccagcagtgtcgaaagtccagcagtgtcgaaagtccagcagtgtcgaaagtccagcagtgtcgaaagtccagcagtgtcgaaagtccagcagtgtcgaaagtccagcagtgtcgaaagtccagcagtgtcgaaagtccagcagtgtcgaaagtccagcagtgtcgaaagtccagcagtgtcgaaagtccagcagtgtcgaaagtccagcagtgtcgaaagtccagcagtgtcgaaagtccagcagtgtcgaaagtccagcagtgtcgaaagtccagcagtgtcgaaagtccagcagtgtcgaaagtccagcagtgtcgaaagtccagcagtgtcgaaagtccagcagtgtcgaaagtccagcagtgtcgaaagtccagcagtgtcgaaagtccagcagtgtcgaaagtccagcagtgtcgaaagtccagcagtgtcgaaagtccagcagtgtcgaaagtccagcagtgtcgaaagtccagcagtgtcgaaagtccagcagtgtcgaaagtccagcagtgtcgaaagtccagcagtgtcgaaagtccagcagtgtcgaaagtccagcagtgtcgaaagtccagcagtgtcgaaagtccagcagtgtcgaaagtccagcagtgtcgaaagtccagcagtgtcgaaagtccagcagtgtcgaaagtccagcagtgtcgaaagtccagcagtgtcgaaagtccagcagtgtcgaaagtccagcagtgtcgaaagtccagcagtgtcgaaagtccagcagtgtcgaaagtccagcagtgtcgaaagtccagcagtgtcgaaagtccagcagtgtcgaaagtccagcagtgtcgaaagtccagcagtgtcgaaagtccagcagtgtcgaaagtccagcagtgtcgaaagtccagcagtgtcgaaagtccagcagtgtcgaaagtccagcagtgtcgaaagtccagcagtgtcgaaagtccagcagtgtcgaaagtccagcagtgtcgaaagtccagcagtgtcgaaagtccagcagtgtcgaaagtccagcagtgtcgaaagtccagcagtgtcgaaagtccagcagtgtcgaaagtccagcagtgtcgaaagtccagcagtgtcgaaagtccagcagtgtcgaaagtccagcagtgtcgaaagtccagcagtgtcgaaagtccagcagtgtcgaaagtccagcagtgtcgaaagtccagcagtgtcgaaagtccagcagtgtcgaaagtccagcagtgtcgaaagtccagcagtgtcgaaagtccagcagtgtcgaaagtccagcagtgtcgaaagtccagcagtgtcgaaagtccagcagtgtcgaaagtccagcagtgtcgaaagtccagcagtgtcgaaagtccagcagtgtcgaaagtccagcagtgtcgaaagtccagcagtgtcgaaagtccagcagtgtcgaaagtccagcagtgtcgaaagtccagcagtgtcgaaagtccagcagtgtcgaaagtccagcagtgtcgaaagtccagcagtgtcgaaagtccagcagtgtcgaaagtccagcagtgtcgaaagtccagcagtgtcgaaagtccagcagtgtcgaaagtccagcagtgtcgaaagtccagcagtgtcgaaagtccagcagtgtcgaaagtccagcagtgtcgaaagtccagcagtgtcgaaagtccagcagtgtcgaaagtccagcagtgtcgaaagtccagcagtgtcgaaagtccagcagtgtcgaaagtccagcagtgtcgaaagtccagcagtgtcgaaagtccagcagtgtcgaaagtccagcagtgtcgaaagtccagcagtgtcgaaagtccagcagtgtcgaaagtccagcagtgtcgaaagtccagcagtgtcgaaagtccagcagtgtcgaaagtccagcagtgtcgaaagtccagcagtgtcgaaagtccagcagtgtcgaaagtccagcagtgtcgaaagtccagcagtgtcgaaagtccagcagtgtcgaaagtccagcagtgtcgaaagtccagcagtgtcgaaagtccagcagtgtcgaaagtccagcagtgtcgaaagtccagcagtgtcgaaagtccagcagtgtcgaaagtccagcagtgtcgaaagtccagcagtgtcgaaagtccagcagtgtcgaaagtccagcagtgtcgaaagtccagcagtgtcgaaagtccagcagtgtcgaaagtccagcagtgtcgaaagtccagcagtgtcgaaagtccagcagtgtcgaaagtccagcagtgtcgaaagtccagcagtgtcgaaagtccagcagtgtcgaaagtccagcagtgtcgaaagtccagcagtgtcgaaagtccagcagtgtcgaaagtccagcagtgtcgaaagtccagcagtgtcgaaagtccagcagtgtcgaaagtccagcagtgtcgaaagtccagcagtgtcgaaagtccagcagtgtcgaaagtccagcagtgtcgaaagtccagcagtgtcgaaagtccagcagtgtcgaaagtccagcagtgtcgaaagtccagcagtgtcgaaagtccagcagtgtcgaaagtccagcagtgtcgaaagtccagcagtgtcgaaagtccagcagtgtcgaaagtccagcagtgtcgaaagtccagcagtgtcgaaagtccagcagtgtcgaaagtccagcagtgtcgaaagtccagcagtgtcgaaagtccagcagtgtcgaaagtccagcagtgtcgaaagtccagcagtgtcgaaagtccagcagtgtcgaaagtccagcagtgtcgaaagtccagcagtgtcgaaagtccagcagtgtcgaaagtccagcagtgtcgaaagtccagcagtgtcgaaagtccagcagtgttcTGAAAACCGATACCAAAAATGGTCGGTGCCAATGA